In Cololabis saira isolate AMF1-May2022 chromosome 14, fColSai1.1, whole genome shotgun sequence, a single genomic region encodes these proteins:
- the btg3 gene encoding protein BTG3: MKREIAAVVFFLKRLVKKGEKLESHKIELFAERLAVALHEKFKGHWYPENPSKGQAYRCIRMNRLNRRDPEILRACRESGVQHGDLGLPYELTLWVDPWEVCCRYGELNPCFSVATFTSDEEEDKDVAKKVTSALERVTSDYHSGSSSDEESTRTSPLTIPANRWARQTMNPAAPSWHPRKVIPDKGLILPPPQYGYRPRSRPPHTSRHNLWIPPAYSGGPGYWEANQDLAHC, encoded by the exons ATGAAGAGGGAGATTGCTGCAGTTGTGTTTTTCCTGAAGAGGCTTGTGAAAAAAGGAGAGAAGTTGGAATCGCATAAGATTGAACTCTTTGCGGAGAGGTTGGCTGTCGCACTACATGAAAAGTTTAAGGGTCACTGGTATCCTGAAAACCCCTCTAAAGGACAGGCATACAG atGTATCCGCATGAACAGATTAAACAGGCGGGATCCAGAGATCCTTCGGGCCTGCCGGGAGAGTGGGGTACAGCATGGTGACTTGGGACTGCCTTATGAGCTCACTTTGTGGGTAGATCCATGGGAGGTTTGTTGCAG GTATGGAGAGCTAAATCCTTGCTTCTCAGTGGCAACTTTCACtagtgatgaggaggaggacaaaGATGTTGCAAAGAAGGTGACCAGCGCTCTGGAGAGGGTGACGTCAGACTACCACTCAGGTTCTTCCTCTGATGAGGAGAGCACACGTACCTCTCCCCTCACCATCCCTGCCAACCGCTGGGCTCGCCAG ACGATGAATCCAGCTGCTCCATCCTGGCATCCCAGAAAAGTCATACCAGATAAGGGCCTCATCCTTCCACCGCCTCAGTACGGCTACAGACCTCGCAGCAGGCCCCCGCACACTTCGAGGCACAACCTTTGGATACCTCCTGCTTACAGTGGAGGACCCGGATACTGGGAGGCAAACCAAGATTTGGCACATTGTTAG